The following proteins are encoded in a genomic region of Brachypodium distachyon strain Bd21 chromosome 1, Brachypodium_distachyon_v3.0, whole genome shotgun sequence:
- the LOC112269844 gene encoding uncharacterized protein LOC112269844 isoform X2 — MTVKFGEMEHLEWLATPFLLAYGPPGLAHNRHCLRLLQQFEAVQTFNLVLLACLPANIEDMDHPHYLIEEMVATTCASGCICDQPTNWKTEELVLRRLQDIEIQFLSGTAHDFALVEQLFSWATAVKTVTVSFNRSITGSMANEFCQRILGFSRPEICVKFYVYRPHK, encoded by the exons ATGACTGTCAAGTTTGGTGAGATGGAGCATCTGGAATGGCTGGCCACACCCTTTTTGCTTGCATATGGACCCCCTGGCCTCGCACACAATCGCCACTGCCTGAGGCTGTTGCAGCAATTTGAGGCCGTCCAAACCTTTAATCTAGTGCTACTGGCATGTTTGCCGGCTAATATTGAG GACATGGATCACCCTCATTACTTGATTGAAGAGATG GTGGCAACCACTTGTGCATCAGGTTGCATTTGTGATCAACCTACAAACTGGAAAACCGAGGAACTTGTGCTGAGGCGCCTTCAAGACATAGAAATACAATTTTTGTCAGGAACTGCACATGATTTTGCTCTTGTGGAACAATTGTTCAGTTGGGCAACAGCGGTGAAAACAGTGACAGTAAGTTTCAATCGATCAATCACTGGAAGTATGGCCAACGAGTTCTGCCAGAGGATACTAGGTTTCTCCAGGCCAGAAATATGTGTGAAATTTTATGTGTACAGACCCCATAAATAA
- the LOC112269844 gene encoding uncharacterized protein LOC112269844 isoform X1: MTVKFGEMEHLEWLATPFLLAYGPPGLAHNRHCLRLLQQFEAVQTFNLVLLACLPANIEDMDHPHYLIEEMVRLPDIRSLNLFLFTNGHSFGASSFHLLRMRTGIRKLGLVFDSCKDVEVATTCASGCICDQPTNWKTEELVLRRLQDIEIQFLSGTAHDFALVEQLFSWATAVKTVTVSFNRSITGSMANEFCQRILGFSRPEICVKFYVYRPHK, from the exons ATGACTGTCAAGTTTGGTGAGATGGAGCATCTGGAATGGCTGGCCACACCCTTTTTGCTTGCATATGGACCCCCTGGCCTCGCACACAATCGCCACTGCCTGAGGCTGTTGCAGCAATTTGAGGCCGTCCAAACCTTTAATCTAGTGCTACTGGCATGTTTGCCGGCTAATATTGAG GACATGGATCACCCTCATTACTTGATTGAAGAGATGGTAAGGCTCCCTGACATTAGATCCTTGAACCTGTTTCTCTTTACAAATGGACATTCTTTTGGAGCCAGCTCATTCCATTTACTCAGGATGCGTACTGGTATAAGAAAGTTGGGGCTAGTATTTGATAGTTGTAAGGACGTGGAG GTGGCAACCACTTGTGCATCAGGTTGCATTTGTGATCAACCTACAAACTGGAAAACCGAGGAACTTGTGCTGAGGCGCCTTCAAGACATAGAAATACAATTTTTGTCAGGAACTGCACATGATTTTGCTCTTGTGGAACAATTGTTCAGTTGGGCAACAGCGGTGAAAACAGTGACAGTAAGTTTCAATCGATCAATCACTGGAAGTATGGCCAACGAGTTCTGCCAGAGGATACTAGGTTTCTCCAGGCCAGAAATATGTGTGAAATTTTATGTGTACAGACCCCATAAATAA
- the LOC112270052 gene encoding guanine nucleotide-binding protein G(s) subunit alpha isoforms XLas-like, with the protein MPAYSRKHRAPPRFAHQGNEDGRSPDKRFAAPRLTIDHEDPDSEDFMPIAHAGPRRTEPDLGEPAAEAPNREKRAVSKKRAAEKDLPQNMKRKKAAARGPKPKPLVVGEALAATQSQTFIASEIPVARSSRAEASKPAAGETETTADPTSPAQDVGPSPDATVVGQSETPVAGVSATEAAAEAAPSSAAFETTTEPPASEMPQELATGPQELQEPRPTPTPPPSPSRPKEDAQAAATQAAKTKGPAAAAGSTAPGSLGSRHSGRQQEVPLRMSSGQSLGSLVQSVMDWNSADHYEVNSSTLQSARQSPLVGAPPAAAPESVSARMYQARVALFETSQATELCMNKRTAAFKGLLGKYKKLAASHKALKAEHKSLTGDNAQVAELLKHVAEVQDEKT; encoded by the exons ATGCCGGCGTACAGCCGGAAGCACCGAGCGCCCCCG AGGTTCGCCCATCAAGGGAATGAAGACGGGAGATCCCCGGACAAACGGTTCGCGGCCCCGCGCCTGACCATCGACCATGAAGATCCGGATTCGGAGGACTTCATGCCGATCGCTCATGCCGGCCCCCGCCGTACGGAAC CCGACTTGGGCGAGCCTGCCGCGGAGGCACCGAATCGGGAGAAACGCGCTGTCTCAAAGAAGCGCGCCGCCGAGAAGGACCTTCCGCAGAATATGAAGCGGAAGAAGGCTGCGGCTCGTGGCCCCAAGCCCAAACCCTTGGTCGTCGG GGAGGCTTTAGCGGCCACACAATCTCAGACGTTTATCGCGTCTGAGATTCCGGTGGCTCGTTCTTCCCGTGCCGAGGCCTCAAAGCCGGCCGCGGGCGAGACTGAGACCACCGCGGATCCGACATCCCCCGCTCAGGATGTCGGTCCAAGCCCTGATGCCACGGTCGTCGGTCAGTCCGAGACTCCTGTGGCTGGGGTCTCGGCAACCGAGGCTGCAGCCGAGGCTGCCCCTTCCTCAGCCGCATTCGAAACAACGACGGAGCCGCCGGCCTCTGAGATGCCGCAAGAGCTGGCGACGGGTCCTCAGGAACTCCAAGAGCCGCGGCCAACTCCGACGCCACCTCCATCTCCGTCACGGCCAAAAGAGGATGCCCAAGCTGCTGCTACTCAGGCCGCGAAGACTAAAGGCCCTGCTGCCGCAGCCGGGTCGACGGCTCCGGGATCCCTTGGCTCGCGTCATTCCGGCCGGCAGCAGGAGGTTCCACTCCGGATGTCCAGCGGACAGAGCTTGGGGTCGTTGGTCCAGTCCgtcatggactggaacagcgccGACCACTATGAGGTGAATTCCAGCACCTTGCAGTCGGCGCGGCAGAGCCCTTTGGTGGGGgctccaccggcagcggcTCCAGAGTCGGTGTCGGCACGAATGTACCAGGCCCGGGTGGCCTTGTTCGAGACGAGCCAAGCTACCGAG CTCTGCATGAACAAGCGCACTGCAGCTTTTAAGGGGCTGTTGGGCAAGTATAAGAAGCTGGCGGCGTCGCACAAGGCCCTGAAGGCTGAGCACAAGAGCCTGA CCGGGGACAACGCTCAAGTGGCGGAGCTGCTGAAGCATGTCGCCGAGGTTCAAG ATGAGAAGACTTGA
- the LOC112269844 gene encoding uncharacterized protein LOC112269844 isoform X3: MTVKFGEMEHLEWLATPFLLAYGPPGLAHNRHCLRLLQQFEAVQTFNLVLLACLPANIEVATTCASGCICDQPTNWKTEELVLRRLQDIEIQFLSGTAHDFALVEQLFSWATAVKTVTVSFNRSITGSMANEFCQRILGFSRPEICVKFYVYRPHK; the protein is encoded by the exons ATGACTGTCAAGTTTGGTGAGATGGAGCATCTGGAATGGCTGGCCACACCCTTTTTGCTTGCATATGGACCCCCTGGCCTCGCACACAATCGCCACTGCCTGAGGCTGTTGCAGCAATTTGAGGCCGTCCAAACCTTTAATCTAGTGCTACTGGCATGTTTGCCGGCTAATATTGAG GTGGCAACCACTTGTGCATCAGGTTGCATTTGTGATCAACCTACAAACTGGAAAACCGAGGAACTTGTGCTGAGGCGCCTTCAAGACATAGAAATACAATTTTTGTCAGGAACTGCACATGATTTTGCTCTTGTGGAACAATTGTTCAGTTGGGCAACAGCGGTGAAAACAGTGACAGTAAGTTTCAATCGATCAATCACTGGAAGTATGGCCAACGAGTTCTGCCAGAGGATACTAGGTTTCTCCAGGCCAGAAATATGTGTGAAATTTTATGTGTACAGACCCCATAAATAA